Part of the Suricata suricatta isolate VVHF042 chromosome 8, meerkat_22Aug2017_6uvM2_HiC, whole genome shotgun sequence genome, GGCTCGGGAGGCCTGGCTGCAAGCGCGCTGCGTCTCTGCCCGGAGCGCTCGGACGCCCCTGCGCCACGGGGCGCACACACCCCAACGCTCCTCACCTGTGAACACGGCGGGTGGCTCGGAGCTCCCGGGCTTGCTCACGAAGTAGCAGATGTGGCCAGAAGTGTGGCAGGGGGTCGACAGACACTTGACATTGAGCGACCCCACCTGAAACAAAGCACGCACAGCATGTGCTCCCTGCATGTCGGGGGGGCCCCCCGCAAGGGCTCCGGGCAAGGGGACCACcgacccggagcctgcttcagattctgggtctccctctctctctgccccacccccactcacactctgtctctctcccaaaaataaacataaaaaaaaccctgagaaagGGACGTCCCCTCATTTAGCCACACGTCATCACATCCAAGAGACAGGGCGCTGACAAGAGAACCTGACGTGTGCATGCTCCGCGTTTCAACCTCCCCAACTGTCTCAAAACCGTGCCGTCGGCTCCTCCCCACAGCCGGGACCAGCCTACTGGCGCCTGTGACACGCCTGACCGAGGGGCCCGTCCAGGCCTCAGCGGCCCGCGTGGCCTCCACTCATTGGCAGGCTAGGCCGCCCCTGAGCCCAAGCCTTCAGGGGCCCCTCTGGGCCCCTGTGTAGGGGAGGGTACTGCTGGAAGGGGCGGAAGCGCCCCCACCACGCCCCTCCCCTCTAGGGCTTGGAGGCCGGCCACGTTGGCATGCGGTCCATCGGTTCGCTGCTCACCTGCAGTGTAGACAGATGCGTGACCTTGTGAGTCAGGGCCCCGATCCGGTCGTCGCCCCCACACACCTTCAACCCGGGCTCCAACTTGACCAGCTTCTCGTTCCCGCCAGCGTGGTCCCTGGAGATTGGAAAGGAGACCTGGGCCCCTGCTCACCACGAGAGGGGACTGCTTGCTCTTAAACCCTGACCACGTGTCCCTTCCTGGTCACCGCAGAAGTTACAATGCATCTCCCAACCCAGGAATCCGGCTTCATCGTCATTGGACTCCACTGAAAAGAAGGTTCTCAGACATGCCATTCCCAAATGAGGAAtgtctgtgcccctgccctgttgCAGGAGAAACTTCTGGAGCAACCGAATGAAATCGTAAACACCTGGGTAACCCCCGAGCCCCCGGAGGATCAGCACAAAGCACCGAGTCCTGACGCCCTGCCCAATACCTGACGCgctgggccggggggggggggggtgcgctgCACAGCGAGAGTTTCCAAGGCCTCTCGTGACGCTGACAGGCAGCCCAGACGGGGACCCACTGCTCTGGGCACACGGAAGCTGCCTTCTAAATGGCAATGCCCAACCCAAAAGATTCTGCTAAAAAAccgctagaactgataaatgaattcagtaaggctGCAAAATCAGTGTGCAGAGATCTGTCCAATTTCCacacactaataacaaagtagcaggaagagaaattaggaaaacagtcCCACCTACATTACACCCAAAATAATGaggtatctaggaataaacctagtcaaggaggtgaaagacctgtactgtgaaaattataaaacaacgatgaaagaaactaaagaaaacacaaagaaacagaagaatattccaggctaatggattagaagaacaaaaggGTTTAATGTCTAcacacccaaagcaatctacgtaTTCAATGCGATTCCTATCAAAACACccccagcattcttcacagagctagaacaaacaaccctcaAATCTGTGCAgatccacaaaagaccccgaatagccaaagcaaccctgAGAAGGAAAACCGAAGCTTCcagctgtactacaaagctgtcatcaagacagtacggtgcCGGCACAACAGACACACAGGTCAGTGGAACGGAGCAGGGAACCCAGAAATAGGCCCACAAACGTCTGGCCAACTCATCCTTGACAAGGcgggaaagagcatccaatggaacaaagacagtctctCGGCAAGCGGTGCTGGGAAATCTGGGCAGCGACGTGCAGAACGTACCTGGACCGCTTCCCAACACCCGACACAGagataagctcaaaatggatgaaagacctaaacgtaagacaggaagccaccaaaatcctagaggagaacacagatgGCCACTTCCCTGACCTCGACCACAGcgatttcttactcaacacgtctccagaggcgaGGGAAACGAGCAAAAATGAACGACTGAGACCTCATCACGATAAGGTCTCCTCCTGCACAGCAAgggaacaatcagcaaaactaacaggcaacccaCAGATGGGAGAGGACATCTGCAAacgacatatcggataaagggctggtatccaaaatttacaaagaactgATCAAACTCGTATCAAAAAAAaacagtccagtgaagaaatgggcaaaagacatgaataaacacttttcccaagaagacatgcagatgccaaccgacacatgaaacgatgctcaacgtcattcatcgtcagggaaatacagatcagaACCACACAGAGACGCCACCTCACGCCCGTCAGAACGGCCAAAACAAACGACTCGGGCAACGACAGAAgccggcgagggtgtggagaccCGGGAGCCCTGCGGCCCGGCTGGTGGGACGAACTGGGGcggccaccctggaaaacagagCGGAgggtcctcagaaaattaaaactagaactcccctacgacccagcaattgcactactaggtatttattcaaaggacacAAGAGCACTAGTTCAAAGAGATGCAAACACCcatatgtttatggcagcattactACCATAGCCAAGACAGCCCAAGGGTCCTCCGCctgatagagaagatgtggtatataaatgtgtgtgttcacacacacacgtacacacaacAATGGGATAggagtcataaaaaagaatgaaatcttggggcgcctggggggctcagtcagttgagtgtctggcttcagctcaggtcatgatctcacagttcatgggttcgagccccacgtcaggctctgtggtgactgtgctgacagctcagagcctggaacctgcttcagattctgtgtctccctctctctctgaccctccctgctcatgttgtgtgtgtgtctctctctctcaaaaataaataaaacattaaaaaaaaagaatgaaatcttgccattggcaacaacgCGGATGGATCTATAAAGTACAATGCTAAGCaaagtcggtcagagaaagacaaacaccatatgatctcactcatatgtggaatttaagaaaaaaacaaacaggcaaagggaaaaaaaataagagagagaggggagcaaaccaagagacagacgatgaaatacagagaacatacaGAGGGTCACCAGAGGAGACGTGGATAGAGGCCGGGGGAAGAGGTGACGGGGACGAAGCAGTGGGCCACCTGTGGGACAGCCGCGTCACTGGACCGTACACGGGAAGCCGCACGTTAActagaattaaagtaaaaacctcaggggcgcctgggtggctcaatcagttacacagccaactcttgattttggctcaggtcatgatctcccagtcagggatcgagccccatgcggggttctgcactgagtgtgggacctgcttaggatcccctccctctctctctctctctctctcctctccactctctccctctgcctctccctcactcatgcgcgcgcgctctctctctctctctctctctctctctctctctctctcaaattttaaaattaaaaatttaaaaaagccttaaaaaataaaaacactcatgtctttaaataaataaacacacccGTACATCCACCAACGGGCCGAGGCCAAGGCCAAGCTGGGGCCAGCCCAGCTCACGACACACTCCCCCAAGGGGGTTCTAACCTCAGCCGGGACACTCCTCCAGGGCTCCCAGCACTCCCTGCGAGCAGCCTGACCTGCGCGTCCGAAACAGGAAGAGTGCTCCAGCCCTGGCCCTGTGGGGCTGGAACCGCACCAGCGTGGGCCCAGCGCCCCGGGCCCGCAGCAGGGCTGGCGTCCCAACTCCAGACCAGCCTGCCCAGGACCAGGCGACGGCCCGCGGACGGCAGAGCGCGCCTGCTCATCACCACACACTCATCTACGGAGTCCTCCGCTGGCCCAGACACAGCAGGGCCCAGAGATAACAGGGgcgggccctgcccccacccccaggtcagcCCCACACAGGCCCGCGCCCCAGCACGCTCCCCGCGACCTGCGGGAACACCGCCAGCTCCACGGAGCAGTGCGAGGCAGGGAGGCACGGGCGCCCTGGGGCTCAGTCTGGGGCCTCGTTTGGGACTTGGGGTTCTAACACAAACATGTGACAAACCCCAAAGTGTCACAATGTCAGAAAAGTGACCTGGCGGTTACTTAGCGAGGAGAGGGGCCGCAGTGCGGGGGACAACTTCCAGAAAGAGCAGCTGTGCAGCGGCCAAGGGCATGGCTGCAGACCCGCCGTCAGCACCAGGGGTTAACACCTGACGCCCCCGCAGACACCGAGAGGGCGCCACCACTGAGCCACCTCGGGCCACCCCTCGTGCCCCACGACGCTGGGGCAGCGGGAGCCTCCAGGACGGGCTCTCAGGGGCTAGCTGCCCTCAGAAActtaattggaaaagaaaattcagagccAAATAAAGGTTTTCTCCAGCTGTGAAGAGACTCGAGAACTTCACCAGCCCCACAGAGCCCCGCAGAACCCCACAGAAGGCTCTGAGTCCCAAACACGGTGCCTCTTTCACCTGTTCATTCAAATTTCGAAAACCACAACCTCGCCGAATATGGCtgcttggtttttaaaaacacgAATGTGTAGCCTAGTCTCTTCCCTGGCATCAAAGCCCGTCCCCCGTCACACAAGCCCAAGTCACTGGTGCTGACGGCACGGGACGTCCTCCCCGCGGAGCCCCCGAGTCAGCAGAGCCCGTGGCCGGGGCCAAGGTCACAGGCAGCAGCGCGGAGGTCAGCACCCTCGGGTCAGCCCACGGTCCTGCCCGGCCAGCCGTCAGCCGCTCAGAGGATACAGCAGAGGAGATGGCTTCCAGGACCTGACACCCCAGGCTTCCACCTGTGGGAGGGCCCAGGGGGCCTGCAGGTGCCCGACCCCAGGGACACCGGCCCGGACGGCTGCGGTGTGGAGCGAGCCCAGGTTCCGGAGCGCTCACCAGTGGTGGTGGGTGGTGAGCACTGTAGTCAGCTTCACGCCGTGCTTTCTTGCCGTTTCTACAACCTGCAACCAAACGTGAGTCAGGACGCGCGCCATGGCCACGCTCCCAGCACCGGCTCCGCTGCGGGGGTCCCCAGCGGGGCCCACGGTGTGCTGGGAAGGGCTGGGCCCTGACCTGCCCCTGCcgaccgcccccctcccccagcagctcaGGGTGAAGTTGGCCTTTTTCTCTCTTGAAGCACCAGGCAGCTAGGGTCCAGCcatgacctctctgagcccctccaGGGGAGGTGGCCGCCCCTAGAGGCAGCGCCCGGGGACAGCAAGCCTTGAGGATGGGCAGGCAGGCTGAGGAGGGGGCCTGctcccctcgcccccaccccttctctccaCGTTCCCGCCtttgccagcccctcccctcagcGGCCTTCTGCCCCACAGCAGAGTAACTGGACACTAGTTTAGtggttttataaaaacaaaatgcattaatTTCCATTTAGCTTCGGCCATGCTGCAAGGACATGGCAGATACGAACGCGAGCGGGGGACGGAGACGTGGCGCCGGGGCCGCCCACCTTCTGGGGCTGCACCGGGTCCACGACGGCGGCCTCCTTGGTCTCGCCATCGATGATCAGGTACATGTAGTTGTCAGTCAGCGCGGGCAGCAGCTCCACCTTCATGGCGCCCTGTTCCACGGTCAAGCTCTTTCTGCAGTCCGAGTGATGGAGAAGGACGCCCAGCAGGGCCGGACCTGCAGACAGAGGGCAGCCCCGGTCAGTGTCCACAGGAGCCCCGgtgccccgcccccccggccCGGAGAAGTGATGGCAAGTGACTGAGTGTGGGCCTCGCCGTGTCTGCTTTTCTGAGTTcctttgggaaagaagaaaatatccgCAGTTTGCCACATCCGCACAGAATATGCAGAAAATCATTCACGTGTGTATTCACAGAAATCTCTCAGACTGTGACCCTCGCTTTCTTTTGTGAGGGCTCCAGGAGGACAGAAGTGCCAGCTCGTGGCTGTGACCAAACCACTGTCAGCTGTGACCCTGCCCGTTCTGAGGTGTTCACACCTGACTCAGACAGACCGGGAAGAGGGGAAGCCAGAGGCCACGTGCCCAGCGGGACTGCGTCTCGGCACCCCGCCGACCGGCTAACAGAGCCTCCGTCACCGTGTGCCCGCCGCCCTTCCCAGGACCCCAGCCAGGAAGAAAACAATATTCACTTTCAAAGGGCAGAACTGGAAATCTGGATAAGGCACAAAGCCCACCAGTGGCCACAAGCGTTCCAGATTCAAGTCTGCAGGACGCGGCCTCACCACCCACTGAGCCCCAAGACCCTGCCAGGGCGAGAGCCCAAAGCATCCTCCACCAAGGAGTCTGGtgccaaaatattttcaacagtTAAATGCCTACTCGACCTAAAAATTCACAGAGGCCCCAACAACATTCTAAGTCTTAACATGAAAGAGATGAGCAGCACTCAAGGTGACAGGAGGCGGCCAGCCGTGAGATCCGGGGGTCGGTGCTGGGCTGGGGGCCTCCCCCAGAAGGGATCCAAAAAGCAGGCAGCACCAACCGCCGGACGGACCGCGTCCCCAGGGGCCGTCGCATGCGGAACTCACCCTCCTCAGCTACAGCCAAGGAGACCCGCCGAGTCTCAGCTTTAAAGAGGACACAAAGGTATCCGATTCCCCTTTTCTCTGACAAGCGGCTGCGCGTTTCCCAGGCCCTTCTCTTCATGCGAAGCAAAACAAACGTTTCTGTATCATCAAGTTTCTGTGATATTCCACCTCTGCTAAAGCCCGTACTGTCAGAGCCCAGGAGGGACAGCAGAGCAGAGTGTGCGAGCGGGGAGACGGGGCGGCGGGACAGAAGGCTGAACGCAGGACTCTGCGGCCGGCACCACGGGTGAAGGAAACCCGACTTACAACCTGTGCCCAGGCTTCTCGGGGCTCCCCAGTTCTCCTGGGGGGCCGCCAATTATTTCTGCAGGCACCACCAAAACCTTATTCCTCTTCCAAAAACTGTATGCCTGAGAAATGCTTCCAGCTCACTGGTTGGCAGCCGTGACCTTGGGTATAAGCAGAGGGCGGAGGACGGCGGCCTATGGTCCAGGCCAAGTCCTGAGACCTGTTTTGTTTGGCTTCTgggttttgggttgtttttttttttaatatatggatttttttttaagtttatgtatttatcttgaggaagagagagcacacagacagggggaggggcagagagagggaaggaaataatctgaagcaggctccaccctgtcagcacaaagttggacgtggggctcgaactcacagaccatgaggtcatgacctgagctgaaaccaagagcggGAGGCCTAAGCCACCGAGCCCCAGGGGCGCCTGCCCGGCCTCTCCTGAACGGAGACCGCCACACGGCATCGAATGCTGGGACTAGGCTCCGTCTTGAAAGAGGCCGCCACCATCTCGCCAATTCTGTATAGTCCCAGGAAGGCCATCTGCCTGCCGCCCTGGCAGCCTCATGAGTGTCTCCAGGTGGAAAAACAGATGGGCCCTTTCCTTAGCAATGCCAACACCTTGCCCACTTCAGAGCCCTGCGGCCCCCGGTGAGATTTGAAACGGCCTGCTGCTTCTCCCTATTTGGCGCTGTGTGGTCATTCAGGGAATGGCTAACCATCTCCCAAAGGCTCAGATTAACCTACTGCCCCTATTGCTACATCAGCCAGATAAGATgtcaggaaataataaaaaaagagatttcaaGATCAAGGTCAAAATGTTCCATCAAAACGGGAGGGAACACGGGGACTCTGACAGCTGGAAGAGCAGGCCCCTGGAAGCCTGCGCGTCCAACGCCTCTCAGTCTAGAGGGCTAGggggtgaggaaacagagactcagGGAGGGCAAGGGTCCCACGGCTCCCAGACCGGTTCTGGTTGGCACCAGGTTACCGCTCCGGGTCTCTGCCCTTTGTCTACACCTCAGAATCGTGTGGCCCACGTTTTTCCTGTAGTAAAGGATGGGAACGCGCTCCCGGGACTCTAGGCTCGcccgggcggggagggggcacgAGGCTCCTTACCGGGCACAAATCCTCCGGCACCCCCTAGCTGACCAGTGACCCACTGTCTTCAGCCCCCGCCAAGTCTGACTCAAGCACTGCGGAGCCTTCTCCCGGCCCCGGGCGGCCTGCCTGCGCGGGGGTTACGAGCCTGTGTCGACAGAAAACAGCATCAGCCCGCGGCGGCCCGGAGCCTCCCGGCCGCCCCCGGCGTCCCCAGCCCCCCTCGGGCGGCCGCGGCGGCGGCCTAACAGCCNNNNNNNNNNNNNNNNNNNNNNNNNNNNNNNNNNNNNNNNNNNNNNNNNNNNNNNNNNNNNNNNNNNNNNNNNNNNNNNNNNNNNNNNNNNNNNNNNNNNCCCAGACCCCGACCAATCAGCGCTCGCGTCCAAGCCCGTGCCCGCTCGTGGCAGGGCAGCGGCGGACCTGAGCTCGGTCCGGGATCCGGGAAGCGGCGGCGGCCGGAGACCAGCGTCAGGATCTCCGCCTCTCTCTGGGAACCAGGCCGGTGTCCCGAGGCAGCTGCTGGACAGCGGCTCCCAGGAGTTCGAGCGCCCGGTAGAGCGCAGAGCGGAACTGGCCGTCGCCGACGGGACGGCACTCGGAGGTAGTTCGTTCTCTCCGGGGTGCCGTAGGCATCAGGTGACCGGGTTCCAGTGGAGTCACGTGACTCCGGGGCGCCCGGCCGGGCCATGGCAGCCCCCAGGCCGCTGTCCCGCTTctgggagtgggggaagaacatCGTGTGCGTGGGCAGGAACTACGCGGACCACGCCAGGGAGATGCAGAGCGCCGTGCCGCGCGAGCCGGTGCTCTTCCTGAAGCCGTCCACCGCCTACGCCCCCGAGGGCTCGGCCATCCTCATGCCGGCCTACACCCGCAACCTGCACCACGAGCTCGAGCTGGCTGTGGTGATGGGCAGGCGCGGCCGCGCCGTCCCCGAGGCCGCGGCCATGGACTACGTGGCCGGCTATGCCCTGTGCCTGGACATGACCGCCAGAGACGTGCAGGACGAGTGCAAGAAGAAGGGGCTGCCCTGGACCCTGGCCAAGAGCTTCACGGCCTCCTGCCCGGTCAGCGCGTTCGTGCCCAAAGAGAAGATCCCCGACCCTCACAACCTGAAGCTCTGGCTCAAGGTCAACGGCGAACTCAGGCAGGAGGGTGACACAGCCTCCATGATCTTTTCCATCCCCTACCTTATCAGCTACGTTTCTAAGATAATGACCTTGGAAGAAGGAGATATTATCTTAACCGGGACGCCAAAGGGAGTCGGACCCGTTAAAGAAAACGATGAGATCCAAGCTGGCATACACGGAGTCGTCAGTATGAGATTTAAGGTCGAAAGGCCGGAGTACTGAGTCTGTACCAAGCACCCTGACTTCTTAAGTTTCAGGAGAGAAGGGAGCTGGACAGAAGCCAGCAAAGGTTGTTAAATGCGATGATGCTTTAATAAGAAGttatttttcagtattacttAATAAGATCATTATGGCTTAAGGAAGATGGACCCTTCCAGGAAATTGTTATCGGAAAGCTGggccagaaatggaaagaatgagtgtcttttaggaaagaaacaaattagaGTTTTGATGAAGCTTCCAGAGAGGAAAATTCATCAAACTAAATGTTCAGaagacttcctttcctttcctaaaaCTGGACTGCCCAAGACTTTAACGTGATTCATTCTGTGATCAGTAATTCAACACTAAAAATCCTGTTTCCTAAACTTCCTTGATCATGATAATCATCTGGaggtatttgtaaaaataaaacaaattccacATTACTGGCCCATACCAGGCCCACTGTATTAATTGGCAGAATTCATCTCCAGCATTCCGAGTGATTCTTATCATGGAAATGTGGAAAAATGCTACTCCACATAATCAGTTAATTTAAGATGTAATAAGTGAACAATTAATGACAACCTCACTCATCCGTGCCAGATTTGGGAGATAATTTTGAgacaattattttccaaataaagatgCTATCTCGTGTTTGGCCTTAAAGTGTACTTGTTCCCCTCCAATAGTGGCTGGGAGGGACACTTCCTCATTAAGGGCTTCAGACCTTGGTCATTGCTCTTTGGCCTCTGGGCCACTGTGCTCTACTGAGAGTTAATCAGCTCCTCTGCCTCCAGCCAGAGACGAGGCTTCTGGGAAGTCGAATGGCCTGGGAGAGCTACTCTTGTTCCCGCCTGCCCTGTCCCCCTCGGACAAAAAGTCTCAGCAGCCGCACAGGGCTGCTGTCCGCTGGCCCCTCCAAGGAAGCTGAGGACATCTAACTTAAGAACAGCTCCCCTTTACCGAGCCCTTAGTGCCGCGAGGCACTGTGCCCGGCGAGAGCCCTCGGAGCGCTTAGCCCTCAGCGGGGCTGTGAGGCGCCCCCCTCCCTGCTACACGGGAGGGTGTGGAGCTCCAGTCCAGCCGACCTGGCTCAGCAGCCGCTCGGCGGAGGAATAGAGCCAGGTTGTGACCCGACTTTGCTAAGACCACAACTTGAAGTCTTGACCACAATGCAGGCTGCACCTTGTAGATAGACCTCTAAGAAGACTCAGATATTTAGGTATTAGGCAACCCCCgatttaatttaaaacttattgTGGAGAAATGCCAGGATTGGACTTGTTTACTAAATGTCATACTATCTTAACTTATAATCAAGTTTCTTATTTTAACAGCCTAAGCAGGATGATTGTTACAGAAGAGTGAGGGAGTACGAGTGAGCGGAACCACCCCGACTTCCTTCCCGCAGAGCCAGCTCAAGCGAAGCATGCAGCGTCCCTGCTTCCAAATGTGTGGCCGtcattgtcatttttaatttttttttaacatttatttttgacagtgagaCAGACCATAAcgaggggagaggctggaggggGGTGCCTCCAACctccagcggtcagcacagagcctgacacacggctcagactcacagatcgtgagatcgtgacctgagctggactcagaagcttaactgaccgtgccgcccaggcgcccctgtaatggTCATTTGTAAGAGAAGAATTGCTCATCACACAATTTTCTAACCTGCTTTTCTCACCGTACGTTGTGACTGTCCCATGTCAGTTGGCACATTTCTGCAGTCCTGTTTTCAGTGACCGTGTAAGATTCTGAAGTCCTTCCCCCATAGTTGGCAATTGAAATAGTTTCTAATTACTTGCTAGTAGAGTCAACACATTTGTAGTTCTCTCATCTGGCTGGTCCTGCTAAAGGGAAGAGCTGACTCAGGGCCCGCTCGGAGTCAAAGCGGATCAGTCTAACCAGGTTAGGATACAAAGGTCACCTGAGACCAGTCCATCCAGCGGACAGACTTCAAAGCCAGAAGGTATGAGGCGCGGCGGTGTTCACATGCAACGCCCTCGGGCGGCACAGGCCAGCTCCCAGAGAGCGCAGGGCGGCCCCAAGGTCAGTGTTCCCCGCGGTGGTGGCACCGGCTTTGTGGCAAGCGGCCGACAGCAGCATTGCAGGCATAGCACAGGCAGTCCTTGGCCGGGAGGATAAAACACTGACAGACAGTTCCTGCTCCTGCTAAAGTCGCAGTAAGCCCAGCACCCAGGGGGCCTATTTCCacccaactttttattttgaataaaccaAACCTACTAAAAAGTTGAGAGATTAATACACTGAACTCCGTATGCCCTGCATTAGATTCGGTGGTTGTCAGCGCCACCTGTGTTcgctcccctctccctccacacgGACATATGCCAAGCTCACTTGTGTCGGAAAACTGGAAATGGGGTGCAGAAACCCTCGACCCTTCCAGTGCACACCTCCTATGAATGGGAGTCTCCTACACACGATACCGTTAGCACCCTGGAGAGAAAAATCCCATGATGCAGTAGTTCTATAGACTGTAGGATGCACGTTTGTTcttctgcacttttttttttttaatgtttatgagctCTGTAAAAAATGAGTATTCTACGTCCACTTGATATCCTGTGAACATCTTTCCAGGTCAGTGAATATAGACTTCCATAATCCCTCTCAGTGGCTGTGCCTCAGACTGAGCAccccagaggcagagctggggtggggttCTGGTTCAGGGGACTTACTCTCAGGAGAAAACTGAAGAGGAAGCACAAAAGGCAGAGAGCAAACTAAGAAAGGACGTGGTGAGCTCAGAGCTAGAGATGAGCTTCAGTGCACTGTCCCAAGGGGAAGTCACTGCcggctctgcccccagccctccgGGGACTTCTGAGGGTGGTTCTCCACCTCCCAGCACAGCTGAGGGCTGGAGGTGTGGCCGTGGCCTGAAGGGGCCTGGCTGGGGCCCGACAGCCCCCACCTGCCGCGTAGGTTCCAAGTGTTTTGCTACTGGAAACACAGTACTGGTGTAAATCGGATACTATAGGCAAAGCATTTATTACAACATGTGGCACAGAAAGCACTCAATAATGTTAGCCGTTCGCATTGTAGCAATTGGATGTCCAGAAACACATCCCCAGGAAATAAGAACGTGGACGAACA contains:
- the HAGH gene encoding hydroxyacylglutathione hydrolase, mitochondrial, encoding MKVELLPALTDNYMYLIIDGETKEAAVVDPVQPQKVVETARKHGVKLTTVLTTHHHWDHAGGNEKLVKLEPGLKVCGGDDRIGALTHKVTHLSTLQVGSLNVKCLSTPCHTSGHICYFVSKPGSSEPPAVFTGDTLFVAGCGKFYEGTADEMYKALLEVLGRLPPDTRVYCGHEYTINNLKFARHVEPDNAAIQEKLAWARDKHGSGEPTVPSTLAEEFTYNPFLRVREKTVQQHAGETDPVTTMRAIRKEKDHFKVPRD
- the FAHD1 gene encoding acylpyruvase FAHD1, mitochondrial yields the protein MAAPRPLSRFWEWGKNIVCVGRNYADHAREMQSAVPREPVLFLKPSTAYAPEGSAILMPAYTRNLHHELELAVVMGRRGRAVPEAAAMDYVAGYALCLDMTARDVQDECKKKGLPWTLAKSFTASCPVSAFVPKEKIPDPHNLKLWLKVNGELRQEGDTASMIFSIPYLISYVSKIMTLEEGDIILTGTPKGVGPVKENDEIQAGIHGVVSMRFKVERPEY